Proteins encoded in a region of the Arthrobacter sp. U41 genome:
- a CDS encoding NAD-dependent epimerase/dehydratase family protein: protein MKLLITGGAGFIGSHIVEAALSKGWSVRVLDSLRPALHPAPPVFDPQVELLTGDVTDPATVDSALRGVDTVCHQSAKVGLGVSFADAPDYIRNNDYATAVLLAAMERHSITRLVLASSMVVYGEGAYADPRTGLPVRPGPRTEANLRAGIYDPRDPESGAVLVPAMVTEDAALDPRNVYAASKLSQEHLAASWARSTGGSAIALRYHNVYGPRMPRDTPYAGVASLFRSALARGEAPRVFEDGGQRRSFIHVRDVAAANIAATESLSGAGTPGFRAYNVGADEVRTIGDVAAALSTFSAGPAPVVTGEYRLGDVRHVTASSALIKAELGWAPAVGFDEGMQEFATAPLRGEPV from the coding sequence ATGAAACTCCTCATCACCGGAGGTGCCGGGTTCATCGGTTCCCACATCGTCGAAGCCGCCCTCTCCAAGGGCTGGTCCGTGCGGGTCCTCGACTCATTGAGACCGGCCCTCCATCCCGCTCCGCCGGTCTTCGACCCGCAGGTGGAACTCCTGACCGGCGATGTCACGGACCCGGCAACGGTCGATTCGGCACTACGGGGTGTCGATACGGTCTGCCACCAGAGTGCGAAGGTCGGACTGGGCGTCAGCTTCGCCGACGCACCGGACTACATCCGCAACAACGACTACGCCACCGCAGTCCTGCTGGCCGCCATGGAACGCCACAGCATCACCCGTCTGGTCCTGGCCTCCTCGATGGTGGTCTACGGCGAGGGCGCGTACGCCGATCCCCGGACCGGGCTTCCCGTCCGGCCCGGGCCCCGCACCGAGGCTAACCTGCGCGCCGGTATCTACGATCCCCGCGACCCGGAATCCGGGGCAGTCCTTGTCCCTGCCATGGTCACCGAGGACGCCGCCCTGGATCCCCGCAACGTCTATGCCGCATCGAAACTGAGCCAGGAACATCTGGCCGCCTCGTGGGCCCGGAGCACCGGCGGCTCGGCCATCGCCCTGCGCTATCACAACGTCTATGGTCCAAGGATGCCCAGGGACACGCCGTACGCCGGAGTCGCGTCCTTGTTCCGTTCGGCCCTGGCCCGTGGCGAGGCGCCACGCGTGTTCGAAGACGGCGGCCAGCGGCGCAGCTTCATCCACGTCCGGGATGTCGCCGCGGCGAACATCGCCGCCACGGAGTCACTGTCCGGCGCCGGCACACCGGGGTTCCGGGCCTACAACGTCGGTGCGGACGAGGTACGGACGATCGGTGACGTCGCGGCGGCGTTGAGCACCTTCAGCGCGGGTCCTGCGCCGGTAGTGACCGGCGAGTACCGGCTCGGCGACGTCCGCCACGTCACGGCTTCCTCGGCACTGATCAAAGCCGAACTTGGCTGGGCACCGGCCGTGGGCTTTGACGAAGGCATGCAGGAATTTGCCACCGCTCCCCTGCGCGGCGAACCGGTCTAA